A part of Streptococcus porcinus genomic DNA contains:
- a CDS encoding O-methyltransferase has protein sequence MVESYSKNANHNMRRPVVKEEIVDFLRNKQAPSTGFLADIEAFAHRENIPIIQHEVVAYFRVLLQALQPKEILEIGTAIGFSTLLMADTLPHARIKTIDRNPEMISLAKDNFSKHDYRKQITLLEGDAADIIGQIDQQFDFVFMDSAKSKYIVFLPEILKRLKRGGIIIFDDVFQGGDIAKPIEEVRRGQRTIYRGLHRLFEATLNHPGLSSSLIPLSDGLLMVRKNQECVDLVD, from the coding sequence ATGGTTGAATCGTATAGTAAAAATGCAAATCACAATATGCGTCGTCCCGTTGTGAAAGAAGAAATTGTTGATTTTTTAAGAAATAAGCAAGCGCCTAGTACAGGTTTTTTGGCTGATATCGAGGCTTTTGCGCATCGAGAAAATATTCCGATCATTCAGCATGAAGTGGTGGCTTATTTTCGTGTCTTGCTGCAAGCTTTACAACCAAAAGAAATCCTTGAAATTGGGACTGCGATTGGCTTTTCGACCTTGTTGATGGCGGACACGCTTCCTCATGCGAGGATAAAAACAATTGATCGAAATCCAGAGATGATCAGTTTAGCCAAAGATAATTTTTCTAAACATGATTATCGCAAGCAAATTACCCTTCTAGAAGGTGATGCAGCAGATATTATTGGACAGATAGACCAGCAATTTGACTTTGTTTTTATGGATTCTGCAAAATCTAAATACATTGTATTTTTACCAGAAATCTTAAAGCGTTTAAAAAGAGGTGGTATCATTATCTTTGACGATGTTTTCCAGGGTGGAGATATTGCTAAGCCGATTGAAGAGGTTAGACGAGGTCAGAGAACCATTTATCGAGGCCTTCATAGATTGTTTGAGGCTACTTTAAATCATCCTGGTCTAAGTTCAAGCTTGATTCCACTTAGCGATGGTCTTTTGATGGTACGCAAAAATCAGGAATGTGTCGATTTAGTTGATTAA